ATAGAAACTGTTGAATCGATAGTTAAATCCGCACAATCCAATCGTATCGAGTGTGAGACGTGTCATATCTTCTGGGACATCAGCCGTTTCATTCGGATTCAAGCGAGCCCATTTCTGTACGAGCTGTACCGCCAAGTCTGTCATCTTATCGTGGTACCCCTTCATCGCCTGCTGACTGAAGCTTGGCAGTAAGATGTTATGAGCTTTCTTCCAGTTGGCTTCATTCGTCTCACTCGTGAACAAGCCATCGCCACCGAAAGCTCGGACTTTTTGGAGAGCGGGTCCAACCTTCTTGTCAAAGCGTGACTCATCGCTCAATTCTTTAACGAGATTATAACCGGATACGAACGTCGATTGCTTACCAGGATATTGGAACTGATAGATGGGCCCATATACATCGGCTAATTTCAGAAAGGACTGAATCGGCTTCTCACGATCAATCAACGGCAAGCTTCCAAGTGGACCATACGACTTTGCTTGTGGAATAGTACGGTGTGTCTGTGTCATGCAAATCATTCCTTTTCGTTAATAAATGGATAATGAATGAATATTCGTTCCGTAAACAATAACGGTGTACTTCATATTTATGAATGTGTTCGAATGGCATCCCAACAACTTGCTTCTATACCTTCAAGAAGTTCATCGGTTTCTTCTAACTGACCCTCTCGAACCAGCTTATGGTATTCCAGAAAGGCCCCTAGAACGATGGCAATGAGCGCATTGGACGGAAGCATCCGAATCTCATCTTTCGATTGGCCGTTTTCATAGAATGAACGGATCAATTCTAGTAATCGCTGGAAGCAATCTTGACTTGGTTGATTTAAGATATGGGCATGGTTGTGTGTCTTAATGAAATAAAGTGCGTCTTCGTGTTTATTTGTAAATGTAACAAGTTGTGTAAAGATATGGTTGAATTGTTGTCGAGTGGAGGCGTGAGAAGGGTACTGGTCTTGCAGCGTTTCCGTTAACTGCTGAACATGGAGCTGGAACAAATCGTTCACAAGTACATCTTTGTTATCGAAATAGCGATAGATTGTACCTGCGCCGACGTTCGCTTGCTTCGCGACCATGGGAATCGTTGTCGCCTCCGCACCACGTTCTGCAAATAAAGTTAGGGCTGCTTCTAGAATGTCGTCACGCTTCGTCTTAATCAATGTCAAAATCCTTCGACCTCCTCTTCATAAGAAAGCGGAATGATTATTCATTCCATTGTTAAGTATAGGAAGGGTGGAACTTTACTGTCAATTTATTTTGAATTGTTTCATAACCATTTCATGAAAATGATTCCAATGCACTACAAGAGGCGACAGCCTCCTGTGCGGAAGTTGTCGCCTCTTGTAAGTACGTGTCTTATAATCTATTGAAGTTTCCCTTGAATATCTTTCATCTGGTCCAAATGTCTTAGCTCATGCCAACCTAGAAACTCAAGCCACTGCTCAAGATTGAGCTCACCAAAGGCGGGATGTGGGAACGTGCGATTCTGTAGAACTTCCGCCTCTTTATTGTGAATAAGGAACATCGTCGCTTCACGGTTTCGTTCCATAGCAGCCTTCACTTCTGAAAGACTGGTAAACTCCCCATTTGGAACAGCCTGTTCAGGCGCTTGTACTTTATACGAACGGTCCGTGATACGATGGAGCGGCTTTTCTTCGGATTGGCGTACATCTCCGTGCTGAATGGCGTGGTTGATTAAGCCTACAATATATTTCTCCATTAAATACAAATGCTCAAGCGTCTCCATAATGGACCACTCTTCTAAACTCGGCTTTGCCAATGCAACCTGGTCGTTTAGTTCATCTACATACTGAAATACTTGCTCCCGTCTTTCGTCTAATCCGTACATGTCCATCACCTCTCCTTATGTAGTGGTACGAGTGTAACATATTTAGGAATAGTTGGATGGGGATACGGCTTGGATGATGTTCAACCCGATTTCAAAAAAAGGTTCAACTCTATTCCTTCCTCTCATAAATTAACTATAAGACTTGCATGAAGGGGAGATAGGTGTGAACCTAAATGATAATAAGGCGCTTCAAAGCGCAATTGAGGAGATTACCGAAATCGCGGAAGGGTTTGGACTTGATTTCTACCCAATGCGCTATGAGATCTGTCCTGCAGACATTATTTATACGTTCGGAGCCTACGGGATGCCTACACGATTCTCACATTGGAGCTTTGGGAAGCAATACCACAAGATGAAGCTACAATACGACCTCGGTCTTAGTAAAATTTATGAGTTGGTCATCAATTCAAATCCATGTTACGCCTTCTTGTTAAATACAAATAGCCTTGTCCAGAACAAGCTGATTGTAGCCCACGTGCTCGCTCACTGTGACTTCTTCAAGAATAACGTTCGCTTTAGCAACACAGACCGCAATATGGTCGAGAAAATGTCGTCTACCGCTGAGCGTATTGCTTATTACGAGAAAATTCATGGCATTAAAGCCGTTGAAGAAACCCTCGATGCAATTCTAGCCATCCAAGAGCACATTGACCCATCACTAGTCCGGCCGAAACTTGCCTGGACCTTAGCGGATACAGAAGTAGAAGAAGAAACAAAACCAAAACCAGGTCCATACGACGACCTGTGGGGAATGGATGATAAGAAAGAAAAAGTTGAAGAACCGAAGAAGAAACGTAAAAAGATTCCACCTCGCCCCGAGAAAGACATTCTTCTCTTTATTGAAGCCTACAGTGATGAGCTTGATGACTGGCAGCGTGACATTCTAACGATGATGCGCGAAGAGATGCTGTATTTCTGGCCACAGCTCGAGACGAAGATCATGAACGAAGGTTGGGCTTCCTACTGGCACGCTCGAATTCTAAGAGAGATGAATCTCACGTCTGATGAGGCAATTGAATTCGCAAAGCTCAATGCAGGTGTCGTGCAGCCGTCACGAACGCAACTTAACCCTTATTATTTAGGACTGAAGATCTTCGAAGATATCGAAGAGCGGTATGACAATCCAAATGAAGAGTTACAAAGGCAAGGCGTAAAACCAGGTTCTGGCCGGGAGAAAATCTTTGAAGTTCGGGAGATTGAGTCAGACATTTCGTTTATCCGGAACTACTTAACGAAGGAGCTATGCCAGAAGGAAGACTTGTATCTCTTCCAGAAGCAAGGCCGTGATTACAAGATTACAGAGAAGGACCATGAGCAAGTGCGTGACCAGCTTGTCACCATGCGTGTGAACGGTGGATTCCCATACCTTACTGTACAAGACGGAAATTATCTTCGCTCTGGCGAGTTGTACTTGAAGCATCATTACGAGGATGTGGAACTTGACCTCGATTACCTTGAGAAAGTGTTGCCGTATCTTCACTATCTGTGGGGACGCCCGGTGCATATGGAGTCGATTGTTGAGGGGAAAGCGATACTGTTTAGTTATGCTGGGAAGAAAGTGCAGCGGAAGTTTATATCTTAAGAGGGAAGAGGCTGTCTCGATTTGAGGCGGTCTTTTTTGTTTGCATACCCATGATTGGGGAAAGGGGTTTTGTGGAATCCTATTCGACTAAGGAAGATGTCGCAAACTAGGGAGCGGTTATTGTGAAACAACGAATCGTAGGGCTGCTACCGGCTCCTGAGTTGCCGGAGAGAGTCGTGCATCAATTGACTCAAACGTTGCCAAATTTGCTCGGAAACCATGTGGATGGAGACGTGGAGTGGAAAGTAGAGTGTCTCACGGACCCGCTAACAGGTGCGGCTGAGACAGCTCGTGAAATATTAGAAGAAACGGAAGCGAGAAAGCGCGAGAATGATTGGGACTATGCAATCTGTTTGACGGATTTGCCTGTGACACACGAGGGAAATATTGTGCTTTCGGATGTGGACCGAGAACGCTCGATTAGCCAGCTTTCTTTGCCTGCGTTTGGCTTTGTCCCAATGAAGAAACGAATTGCAGAAGTCATGGTGAACGTCATGGGGGAAATGCATACACCTCACGATTCAAATCAACCCATTGCAGATAAGAAACTGAAACGAATGTTTAGCGC
Above is a window of Pontibacillus halophilus JSM 076056 = DSM 19796 DNA encoding:
- a CDS encoding TetR/AcrR family transcriptional regulator translates to MTLIKTKRDDILEAALTLFAERGAEATTIPMVAKQANVGAGTIYRYFDNKDVLVNDLFQLHVQQLTETLQDQYPSHASTRQQFNHIFTQLVTFTNKHEDALYFIKTHNHAHILNQPSQDCFQRLLELIRSFYENGQSKDEIRMLPSNALIAIVLGAFLEYHKLVREGQLEETDELLEGIEASCWDAIRTHS
- a CDS encoding DinB family protein produces the protein MYGLDERREQVFQYVDELNDQVALAKPSLEEWSIMETLEHLYLMEKYIVGLINHAIQHGDVRQSEEKPLHRITDRSYKVQAPEQAVPNGEFTSLSEVKAAMERNREATMFLIHNKEAEVLQNRTFPHPAFGELNLEQWLEFLGWHELRHLDQMKDIQGKLQ
- a CDS encoding SpoVR family protein; translated protein: MNLNDNKALQSAIEEITEIAEGFGLDFYPMRYEICPADIIYTFGAYGMPTRFSHWSFGKQYHKMKLQYDLGLSKIYELVINSNPCYAFLLNTNSLVQNKLIVAHVLAHCDFFKNNVRFSNTDRNMVEKMSSTAERIAYYEKIHGIKAVEETLDAILAIQEHIDPSLVRPKLAWTLADTEVEEETKPKPGPYDDLWGMDDKKEKVEEPKKKRKKIPPRPEKDILLFIEAYSDELDDWQRDILTMMREEMLYFWPQLETKIMNEGWASYWHARILREMNLTSDEAIEFAKLNAGVVQPSRTQLNPYYLGLKIFEDIEERYDNPNEELQRQGVKPGSGREKIFEVREIESDISFIRNYLTKELCQKEDLYLFQKQGRDYKITEKDHEQVRDQLVTMRVNGGFPYLTVQDGNYLRSGELYLKHHYEDVELDLDYLEKVLPYLHYLWGRPVHMESIVEGKAILFSYAGKKVQRKFIS